Proteins from one Salmonella bongori NCTC 12419 genomic window:
- the ccmB gene encoding heme exporter protein CcmB, whose amino-acid sequence MMWRIFRLELRVAFRHRAEIANPLWFFLIVITLFPLSVGPEPQLLARIAPGIIQVAALLASLLALERLFRDDLQDGSLEQLMLLPLPLPAVVLAKVLAHWVVAGLPLILLSPLVALLLGMDTGGWKMMALTLLLGTPTLSFLGAPGAGLTVGLKRGGVLLSVLVLPLAIPVLIFATAAMEAASMHLPADGYLAVLGALLAGSATLSPFATAAALRVSVQ is encoded by the coding sequence ATGATGTGGCGCATCTTCCGCCTCGAACTGCGCGTGGCGTTTCGCCACCGCGCCGAAATCGCCAATCCGCTGTGGTTCTTTCTGATTGTCATCACCCTGTTTCCGCTGAGCGTTGGCCCGGAGCCGCAGCTTCTGGCGCGGATTGCGCCGGGAATTATCCAGGTGGCGGCGCTGCTGGCTTCCCTGCTGGCGCTGGAGCGCCTGTTCCGTGACGACCTGCAGGACGGCAGCCTGGAGCAGCTGATGCTGCTGCCGTTGCCGCTGCCGGCGGTGGTGCTGGCAAAGGTGCTGGCGCACTGGGTGGTGGCCGGCCTGCCGCTGATACTGCTCTCCCCGCTGGTGGCGCTGCTGCTGGGGATGGATACCGGCGGCTGGAAAATGATGGCGCTGACGCTGCTGCTCGGCACCCCGACGCTGAGTTTCCTCGGCGCGCCGGGCGCCGGGCTGACGGTGGGGCTGAAACGCGGCGGTGTGCTGCTGAGCGTCCTGGTCCTGCCGCTGGCCATCCCGGTGCTGATTTTTGCCACCGCGGCGATGGAGGCGGCGTCGATGCATTTACCCGCTGACGGCTACCTGGCGGTTTTGGGGGCGCTGCTGGCAGGCAGCGCCACGTTAAGCCCCTTTGCCACGGCGGCGGCGTTACGGGTCAGCGTGCAGTAA
- the napG gene encoding ferredoxin-type protein NapG: MSRTAKPQNGRRRFLRDVVRTAGGLAAVGVALGLQQQTARATGVRLRPPGALNENAFASACVRCGQCVQACPYDTLKLATLASGLSAGTPYFVARDIPCEMCEDIPCAKVCPSGALDKDIASIDDSRMGLAVLLDQENCLNFQGLRCDVCYRECPKIDEAITLELDRNMRTGKHARFLPTVHSDACTGCGKCEKVCVLEQPAIKVLPLSLAKGELGHHYRFGWLEGNNGKS, translated from the coding sequence ATGTCCCGTACAGCGAAACCCCAGAATGGCCGCCGCCGCTTTCTGCGCGATGTTGTGCGCACCGCGGGTGGGCTGGCGGCCGTTGGCGTGGCGCTGGGCTTACAACAGCAAACCGCGCGCGCAACGGGCGTGCGGCTGCGTCCGCCTGGCGCGCTGAATGAAAACGCCTTCGCCAGTGCCTGTGTGCGCTGCGGCCAGTGTGTTCAGGCATGTCCGTACGACACGCTAAAACTGGCGACGCTGGCTTCAGGGCTGTCGGCTGGCACGCCCTATTTTGTCGCGCGCGACATCCCTTGTGAGATGTGTGAAGACATTCCGTGCGCCAAAGTTTGTCCCAGCGGGGCGCTGGATAAAGATATTGCCTCCATTGATGACTCGCGCATGGGGCTGGCGGTACTGCTGGATCAGGAAAACTGCCTCAACTTTCAGGGGTTGCGTTGCGACGTTTGCTATCGCGAATGCCCGAAAATTGATGAGGCGATTACGCTGGAGCTGGACCGCAACATGCGCACCGGTAAACATGCGCGTTTTTTGCCCACCGTACACAGCGACGCCTGTACCGGCTGCGGCAAATGCGAAAAAGTTTGCGTACTGGAGCAACCGGCGATCAAAGTGCTGCCATTGTCATTGGCGAAAGGGGAGTTAGGGCACCATTATCGCTTCGGCTGGCTGGAGGGAAACAATGGCAAATCGTAA
- a CDS encoding heme ABC transporter permease, translated as MWKTLHQLAMPPRLYQICGWLIPWLAVAGAVALGIGWVWGFGFAPADYQQGQSYRIIYLHVPAAILSMGIYASMAVAAFTGLVWQMKMASLAVAAMAPAGAVFTFIALVTGSAWGKPMWGTWWVWDARLTSELVLLFLYAGVIALWQAFDDRKLAGRAAGILVLIGVVNLPVIHYSVEWWNTLHQGSTRMQQSIDPAMRSPLRWAIAGCLLLFMTLALMRMRNLILMMEKRRPWVSELILKRGRQ; from the coding sequence ATGTGGAAAACACTTCATCAACTGGCGATGCCTCCCCGGCTCTATCAGATCTGTGGCTGGCTCATCCCCTGGCTGGCGGTGGCCGGCGCGGTTGCGCTGGGCATCGGCTGGGTCTGGGGCTTTGGCTTTGCGCCGGCGGATTATCAGCAGGGGCAAAGCTACCGCATCATCTACCTGCACGTTCCGGCGGCCATCCTGTCGATGGGCATTTACGCCTCGATGGCTGTCGCCGCGTTTACCGGGCTGGTCTGGCAGATGAAAATGGCCAGCCTTGCCGTTGCGGCGATGGCGCCGGCTGGCGCCGTGTTTACCTTTATCGCGCTGGTTACCGGTTCCGCATGGGGAAAACCAATGTGGGGCACCTGGTGGGTGTGGGATGCGCGGCTGACCTCGGAGCTGGTGCTGTTGTTCCTCTACGCCGGCGTTATTGCCCTGTGGCAGGCCTTTGATGACCGCAAACTGGCGGGGCGTGCGGCGGGGATCCTGGTGCTGATTGGCGTGGTGAACCTGCCTGTCATTCATTACTCCGTTGAGTGGTGGAACACGCTGCATCAGGGGTCGACGCGGATGCAGCAGAGCATCGACCCGGCGATGCGCTCGCCGCTGCGCTGGGCGATAGCCGGCTGCCTGCTGCTGTTCATGACGCTTGCGCTGATGCGTATGCGCAACCTGATTTTAATGATGGAAAAACGCCGCCCGTGGGTGAGCGAACTGATACTGAAAAGGGGGCGCCAGTGA
- a CDS encoding heme lyase CcmF/NrfE family subunit, giving the protein MMPEAGNGLLCLALGVALLLSVYPLWGVARGDARMMASARLFSWLLFLCVAGAFAVLVHAFVVNDFTVLYVASNSNTQLPVWYRVAATWGAHEGSLLLWVLLMSGWTFAVALFSKSMPPDIVARVLAVMGMVSAGFLLFILFTSSPFARTLPDFPVEGRDLNPLLQDPGLIFHPPLLYMGYVGFSVAFAFAIAALLSGRLDSTFARFSRPWTLAAWIFLTLGIVLGSAWAYYELGWGGWWFWDPVENASFMPWLAGTALIHSLAVTEQRASFKAWTLLLAICAFSLCLLGTFLVRSGVLVSVHAFASDPSRGMFILAFMVLVTGGSLLLFAARGHKVRSRVNNALWSRESLLLANNVLLMAAMLVVLLGTLLPLVHKQLGLGSISIGEPFFNTMFTWLMAPFALLLGIGPLVRWGRDRPRKIRTLLLAAVVTTLALSVLLPWLLEDNIIAMTAVGMAMACWIVVLAVAEAVQRLSRGTKTPLSYWGMVAAHLGLAVTITGIAFSQNYSVERDVRMRAGDSVDIHHYRFTFREVRDITGPNYRGGVAIIGVTRDGEPEAVLHAEKRLYNTSRMVMTEAAIDGGLTRDLYAALGEELDNGAWAVRLYYKPFIRWIWAGGILMALGGLLCLADPRYRRRKPSPEAV; this is encoded by the coding sequence ATGATGCCTGAAGCCGGCAACGGGCTGCTGTGCCTGGCGCTCGGGGTGGCGTTACTGCTGTCCGTGTATCCGTTATGGGGCGTGGCGCGCGGCGATGCGCGCATGATGGCGTCAGCCAGGCTGTTTTCCTGGCTGCTGTTTCTTTGTGTGGCGGGCGCGTTTGCCGTGCTGGTACACGCCTTTGTGGTTAACGACTTCACGGTGCTCTACGTCGCCAGCAACTCGAACACGCAGCTTCCTGTCTGGTACCGGGTGGCCGCCACCTGGGGGGCGCACGAAGGTTCGCTGCTGTTATGGGTCTTGCTGATGAGCGGCTGGACGTTTGCGGTGGCGTTGTTCAGCAAGTCCATGCCGCCGGATATTGTGGCCCGCGTACTGGCGGTGATGGGGATGGTGAGCGCCGGGTTTCTGCTGTTCATCCTCTTTACCTCCAGCCCGTTCGCCCGCACGTTGCCGGACTTTCCGGTGGAAGGGCGCGATCTGAATCCTCTGCTGCAGGATCCGGGGCTGATTTTCCACCCGCCGCTGCTGTATATGGGCTATGTCGGCTTCTCGGTGGCCTTTGCCTTTGCCATTGCCGCGTTGCTGAGCGGGCGGCTGGACAGCACCTTTGCCCGTTTCTCGCGTCCCTGGACGCTGGCGGCGTGGATTTTCCTGACGCTGGGTATCGTGCTCGGCTCCGCATGGGCCTATTACGAGCTCGGCTGGGGCGGCTGGTGGTTCTGGGACCCGGTTGAAAACGCCTCCTTTATGCCGTGGCTGGCAGGCACCGCGCTGATACACTCGCTGGCGGTCACCGAACAGCGCGCCAGCTTTAAGGCGTGGACGCTGCTGCTGGCCATCTGCGCCTTCTCGCTCTGTCTGCTGGGCACCTTCCTGGTGCGCTCGGGCGTGCTGGTGTCGGTCCACGCCTTCGCCTCCGACCCGTCGCGCGGCATGTTCATCCTCGCCTTTATGGTGCTGGTGACAGGCGGTTCGCTGCTGCTGTTCGCCGCGCGCGGACATAAGGTGCGTTCCCGGGTAAACAATGCCCTGTGGTCGCGGGAGTCGCTGCTGCTGGCTAATAACGTGCTGCTGATGGCCGCCATGCTGGTGGTGCTGCTGGGCACGCTGCTGCCGCTGGTACACAAACAGCTGGGGCTGGGCAGCATTTCGATTGGCGAACCGTTTTTCAATACCATGTTCACCTGGCTGATGGCGCCGTTTGCCCTGCTGCTGGGGATTGGGCCTCTGGTGCGCTGGGGCCGTGACAGGCCACGTAAAATCAGAACGCTGCTGCTGGCTGCCGTTGTCACTACCCTGGCGCTGTCGGTACTTTTGCCATGGCTACTGGAAGATAACATCATCGCCATGACGGCGGTGGGGATGGCGATGGCCTGCTGGATTGTTGTGCTGGCGGTGGCCGAAGCCGTACAGCGCCTGTCCCGCGGCACGAAAACGCCCCTCAGCTACTGGGGGATGGTGGCGGCGCACCTCGGGCTGGCGGTGACGATTACCGGCATCGCCTTCAGCCAGAATTACAGCGTGGAGCGGGACGTGCGGATGCGGGCGGGCGACAGCGTGGATATCCACCACTACCGGTTCACCTTCCGGGAGGTGCGGGACATCACCGGGCCCAACTACCGCGGCGGGGTGGCCATTATCGGGGTGACGCGCGACGGGGAGCCGGAGGCGGTGCTCCATGCGGAGAAACGCCTCTACAACACCAGCCGGATGGTGATGACCGAGGCGGCGATTGACGGCGGGCTGACCCGCGACCTGTACGCCGCGCTCGGCGAGGAGCTGGATAACGGCGCATGGGCCGTACGCCTGTATTACAAACCGTTTATTCGCTGGATTTGGGCTGGTGGCATACTGATGGCGCTGGGCGGGCTGCTGTGCCTGGCGGACCCGCGCTACCGCCGCCGTAAACCGTCGCCGGAGGCCGTATGA
- the ccmA gene encoding cytochrome c biogenesis heme-transporting ATPase CcmA: MLEARELHCERDERTLFCGLSFTVGAGEWVQITGGNGAGKTTLLRLLAGLARPDSGGVYWQGEPLHRVRDSYHQNLLWIGHQPGIKTRLSALENLRFYHHDGNTAQCLEALAQAGLAGYEDIPVNQLSAGQQRRVALARLWLTRATLWILDEPFTAIDVNGVERLTRRMAQHVGQGGSVMLTTHQPLNAAADKIRRIALATEGAGQ, encoded by the coding sequence ATGCTTGAAGCCAGAGAACTGCACTGCGAGCGGGACGAGAGGACGCTGTTTTGCGGGCTGTCATTCACCGTGGGCGCCGGGGAGTGGGTGCAAATTACCGGCGGTAACGGCGCCGGGAAAACCACCCTCCTGCGCCTGCTTGCCGGGCTGGCGCGCCCCGACAGCGGCGGGGTGTACTGGCAGGGCGAACCCCTGCACCGTGTGCGCGACAGCTATCACCAGAACCTGCTGTGGATTGGCCACCAGCCGGGGATAAAAACCCGGCTTTCCGCGCTGGAAAACCTGCGCTTTTATCATCACGACGGCAACACGGCGCAGTGTCTGGAGGCGCTGGCGCAGGCCGGGCTCGCCGGATACGAAGATATTCCCGTGAATCAGCTTTCTGCCGGCCAGCAGCGCCGGGTGGCGCTGGCCCGTCTCTGGCTGACCCGTGCCACGCTTTGGATCCTTGATGAACCTTTCACCGCCATCGATGTTAACGGCGTGGAACGGCTCACCCGGCGGATGGCGCAGCACGTCGGGCAGGGCGGGAGCGTCATGCTGACCACCCACCAGCCGTTAAACGCTGCCGCGGATAAAATCCGCCGTATTGCGCTGGCCACTGAGGGGGCCGGGCAATGA
- the napC gene encoding cytochrome c-type protein NapC, with amino-acid sequence MENSNHKPGWIKRIWRWWRSPSRLALGTLLLIGFIGGIIFWGGFNTGMEKANTEEFCISCHEMRNTVYQEYMETVHYNNRSGVRATCPDCHVPHEWGPKMIRKIKASKELYAKVFGLIDTPQKFEDHRLTMAQNEWRRMKDNNSQECRNCHNFDFMDLTAQKGVAAKMHDQAVKDGQTCIDCHKGIAHKLPDMRDVKPGF; translated from the coding sequence ATGGAAAATTCTAACCATAAACCCGGCTGGATAAAGCGTATCTGGCGATGGTGGCGTAGTCCCAGCCGACTGGCGCTGGGGACGTTGCTGTTAATCGGCTTTATTGGCGGAATTATCTTCTGGGGGGGCTTCAACACCGGAATGGAGAAGGCCAACACCGAAGAATTTTGTATTAGCTGCCATGAAATGCGCAACACGGTGTATCAGGAATATATGGAAACCGTCCACTACAACAACCGTAGCGGGGTGCGCGCTACTTGCCCTGATTGCCATGTGCCGCATGAGTGGGGGCCGAAGATGATCCGTAAGATCAAAGCCAGTAAGGAACTGTACGCTAAGGTCTTTGGACTGATAGATACACCGCAGAAATTTGAAGATCATCGTCTGACGATGGCGCAAAATGAGTGGCGGCGTATGAAAGACAACAATTCTCAGGAATGCCGAAATTGTCATAATTTCGACTTTATGGATCTGACGGCGCAAAAAGGCGTTGCGGCGAAAATGCACGATCAAGCGGTAAAAGACGGACAGACCTGTATCGATTGTCATAAAGGAATCGCGCACAAACTGCCGGATATGCGTGATGTTAAACCCGGTTTCTAA
- the ccmD gene encoding heme exporter protein CcmD, whose amino-acid sequence MSPAFSSWSEFFAMGGYAFFVWLAVAMTVVPLAALVLHTFFQHRAILRGVAQQRAREARMRAAQAQREAA is encoded by the coding sequence GTGAGTCCGGCATTTTCATCGTGGAGCGAGTTTTTCGCCATGGGCGGGTACGCCTTTTTTGTCTGGCTGGCCGTGGCAATGACCGTGGTCCCGCTGGCGGCGCTGGTCCTGCATACCTTTTTTCAGCACCGCGCCATTTTACGCGGCGTGGCGCAGCAGCGCGCCCGGGAAGCCCGGATGCGTGCGGCGCAGGCGCAACGGGAGGCCGCGTGA
- the napB gene encoding nitrate reductase cytochrome c-type subunit, with the protein MKSHNLMKALCQWMAALALVVSGAVWAANGVDLSQSPEVSGTQEGAIRMPKEQERMPLNYVNQPPMIPHSVEGYQVTTNTNRCLQCHGVESYRTTGAPRISPTHFMDSDGKVSSNVAPRRYFCLQCHVPQSDAAPIVDNTFTPSKGYGK; encoded by the coding sequence ATGAAAAGCCATAACCTGATGAAAGCGCTGTGTCAATGGATGGCCGCGCTTGCCCTGGTGGTAAGTGGTGCGGTTTGGGCGGCAAACGGAGTGGATCTGAGCCAGTCGCCGGAAGTATCCGGGACGCAGGAAGGGGCGATTCGTATGCCGAAAGAGCAGGAGCGTATGCCGCTGAATTACGTCAACCAGCCGCCGATGATCCCGCACAGCGTCGAGGGCTACCAGGTGACCACCAATACCAACCGCTGCCTGCAGTGCCACGGCGTGGAAAGTTATCGAACCACCGGGGCGCCGCGCATCAGCCCAACGCACTTTATGGACAGCGACGGTAAAGTGTCGAGCAACGTCGCGCCGCGTCGTTATTTCTGCCTGCAGTGCCATGTACCGCAGTCTGATGCTGCGCCGATTGTTGATAACACCTTTACCCCCTCGAAAGGTTACGGGAAATAA
- the ccmE gene encoding cytochrome c maturation protein CcmE has protein sequence MNIRRKNRLWIACGILAGLALTLALILYALRSNIDLFYTPGEILYGKRETQQMPETGQRLRVGGMVMPGSVRRDPDSLKVNFSIYDAEGAVTVSYEGILPDLFREGQGVVVQGTLEKGNHIQAQEVLAKHDENYTPPEVEKAMQENHRRPQGVYKDKSS, from the coding sequence GTGAATATCCGACGTAAAAACCGGTTATGGATAGCCTGCGGTATCCTGGCAGGCCTGGCTCTGACCCTGGCGCTTATCCTGTACGCGCTGCGTTCGAACATCGACCTGTTTTATACCCCGGGCGAAATCCTTTACGGTAAGCGCGAAACGCAGCAGATGCCGGAAACCGGCCAGCGCCTGCGCGTCGGCGGTATGGTGATGCCCGGCAGCGTCCGGCGCGACCCGGACTCGCTGAAGGTGAATTTCAGTATCTATGACGCCGAAGGGGCGGTGACGGTGAGCTATGAAGGCATTCTGCCGGACCTGTTCCGCGAAGGGCAGGGCGTGGTGGTGCAGGGCACACTGGAGAAGGGTAACCACATACAGGCGCAGGAGGTGCTCGCCAAACACGACGAGAACTACACCCCGCCCGAGGTGGAAAAAGCGATGCAGGAAAACCACCGCCGTCCGCAGGGCGTTTATAAGGATAAATCATCATGA
- the napD gene encoding chaperone NapD: MHTNWQVCSLVAQAKSQNIAAIRTQLNTLPGCEVALSDVESGQLIVVVEADQGEALMQAIESVRNVEGVLAVSLVYHQQDEQGEETP; the protein is encoded by the coding sequence ATGCACACTAATTGGCAGGTCTGTAGCCTGGTCGCGCAGGCCAAAAGTCAGAATATTGCTGCCATTCGCACACAGTTGAATACCTTGCCAGGTTGCGAAGTCGCGTTAAGCGATGTTGAAAGCGGTCAGCTGATTGTGGTGGTGGAAGCAGATCAGGGCGAAGCGCTGATGCAAGCCATTGAGTCAGTACGCAATGTTGAAGGCGTACTGGCGGTGTCGCTGGTTTATCACCAGCAGGATGAACAAGGTGAGGAAACACCATGA
- the napH gene encoding quinol dehydrogenase ferredoxin subunit NapH: MANRKRDAGREAQVKKGWWRSHRWLVLRRISQFMVLGMFLSGPWLGFWVLHGNYSSSLLFDTLPLTDPLITLESLASGHLPASVALTGAVIITVLYALAGKRLFCSWVCPLNPVTDLANWMRRKFDLNQSATIPRYIRYVLLAMVLIGSALTGTLLWEWVNPVSLLGRSLIMGFSSGALLIIALFLFDLLVVEHGWCGHLCPMGALYGVLGSHGVLTVAAKKREKCNRCMDCFHVCPEPHVLRAPVLDEQSPVQVIHRDCMICGRCVDVCSEDVFTITIHKIIRDASRRQARKSPGA, translated from the coding sequence ATGGCAAATCGTAAACGTGACGCAGGACGTGAAGCTCAGGTGAAAAAAGGCTGGTGGCGCAGCCACCGCTGGCTGGTTTTACGTCGTATTAGCCAGTTTATGGTGCTGGGGATGTTTCTTAGCGGCCCGTGGCTGGGCTTCTGGGTATTACATGGCAACTACAGCAGTAGTTTGCTGTTCGATACTCTTCCGCTGACCGATCCGCTGATTACCCTGGAAAGCCTCGCCAGTGGCCATCTTCCCGCCAGCGTGGCGCTGACGGGGGCGGTAATTATCACTGTGCTGTATGCGCTGGCGGGAAAGCGATTATTTTGCAGTTGGGTTTGTCCGCTGAATCCCGTGACCGATTTGGCGAACTGGATGCGCAGGAAATTTGACCTGAATCAGTCTGCGACGATTCCGCGCTATATACGTTACGTGCTTCTGGCGATGGTGTTAATCGGTTCAGCATTGACCGGCACGCTGTTGTGGGAGTGGGTTAATCCCGTGTCGCTGTTAGGCCGCAGTTTGATTATGGGGTTTAGTAGCGGCGCGCTACTGATTATTGCCTTGTTTTTATTTGATTTATTAGTCGTTGAGCACGGCTGGTGCGGCCATCTTTGCCCGATGGGGGCGCTGTATGGTGTGCTGGGAAGCCATGGCGTACTGACCGTAGCGGCAAAAAAACGGGAGAAATGTAATCGCTGTATGGATTGTTTTCATGTTTGCCCGGAACCGCATGTGCTACGTGCGCCGGTGCTGGATGAACAAAGCCCGGTGCAGGTAATCCACCGCGACTGCATGATCTGTGGCCGTTGCGTGGATGTCTGTTCTGAGGATGTTTTTACAATAACGATACACAAAATCATTCGTGATGCATCGCGGCGGCAAGCGAGGAAATCCCCAGGAGCATAG
- the napA gene encoding nitrate reductase catalytic subunit NapA: protein MKLSRRSFMKANAVAAAAAAAGLSVPGVARAVVGQQEAIKWDKAPCRFCGTGCGVLVGTQQGRVVACQGDPDAPVNRGLNCIKGYFLPKIMYGKDRLTQPMLRMKDGKYHKDGEFTPVSWDQAFDVMEEKFKASLKEKGPEAIGMFGSGQWTIWEGYAAAKLFKAGFRSNNIDPNARHCMASAVVGFMRTFGMDEPMGCYDDIEQADAFVLWGSNMAEMHPILWSRITNRRLSDPNVKVAVLSTFQHRSFELADNGIVFTPQSDLVILNYIANYIIQNNAVNQDFFNKHVNLRKGATDIGYGLRPTHPLEKAAKNPGSDASEPMSFDEYKAFVAEYTLDKTAEMTGVPKDQLEQLAQLYADPKKRVLSYWTMGFNQHTRGVWANNLVYNLHLLTGKISQPGCGPFSLTGQPSACGTAREVGTFSHRLPADMVVTNEKHRDICEKHWQIPTGTIPAKVGLHAVAQDRALKDGKLNVYWVMCNNNMQAGPNINEDRMPGWRDPRNFIIVSDPYPTVSALSADLILPTAMWVEKEGAYGNAERRTQFWRQQIKAPGEAKSDLWQLVQFSRRFKTEDVWPEELLAQKPELRGKTLYDVLFATPAVSKFPLSELKEEQLNDESRELGFYLQKGLFEEYAWFGRGHGHDLAPFDDYHNARGLRWPVVKGKETQWRYSEGNDPYVKAGEGYKFYGKPDGKAVIFALPFEPAAESPDNEYDLWLSTGRVLEHWHTGSMTRRVPELHRAFPEAVVFIHPLDAKARDLRRGDKVKVISRRGEVISIVETRGRNRPPQGLVYMPFFDAAQLVNNLTLDATDPLSKETDFKKCAVKLAKV, encoded by the coding sequence ATGAAACTCAGTCGTCGTAGCTTTATGAAAGCTAACGCTGTTGCGGCCGCTGCGGCGGCTGCCGGTCTGAGCGTGCCGGGCGTCGCCCGCGCCGTTGTAGGGCAGCAGGAAGCCATCAAGTGGGACAAAGCGCCGTGCCGTTTTTGTGGAACCGGTTGTGGTGTGTTGGTGGGCACGCAGCAGGGCCGCGTGGTGGCCTGTCAGGGCGACCCCGATGCGCCAGTCAACCGTGGTCTGAACTGCATTAAAGGCTACTTCCTGCCCAAAATTATGTACGGAAAAGATCGTCTGACCCAGCCGATGCTACGCATGAAAGACGGTAAGTATCACAAAGATGGCGAGTTCACCCCCGTTAGCTGGGATCAGGCCTTTGATGTGATGGAGGAAAAGTTCAAAGCCTCTTTAAAAGAGAAGGGACCAGAGGCGATCGGTATGTTTGGTTCCGGTCAGTGGACGATTTGGGAAGGTTATGCGGCGGCCAAGCTGTTCAAGGCCGGGTTCCGTTCTAACAACATCGACCCGAATGCACGTCACTGTATGGCGTCGGCGGTAGTGGGCTTTATGCGTACCTTCGGTATGGATGAGCCGATGGGCTGCTATGACGATATTGAGCAGGCCGATGCGTTTGTGCTGTGGGGATCCAACATGGCGGAAATGCACCCGATTCTGTGGTCGCGCATCACCAACCGCCGCCTATCCGATCCGAATGTGAAGGTCGCGGTACTCTCCACCTTCCAGCACCGTAGCTTTGAACTGGCGGACAACGGTATTGTCTTTACCCCGCAAAGCGACCTGGTAATCCTGAACTATATCGCAAACTATATTATTCAAAATAATGCGGTGAATCAGGACTTCTTTAATAAACACGTTAATCTGCGTAAAGGGGCGACGGATATCGGCTATGGCCTGCGTCCGACGCACCCGCTGGAAAAAGCGGCGAAGAATCCAGGCTCCGATGCTTCCGAGCCGATGAGCTTCGACGAGTATAAAGCGTTCGTGGCGGAATATACCCTGGACAAGACTGCCGAAATGACCGGCGTACCGAAAGATCAGCTTGAACAACTGGCGCAGCTGTATGCCGATCCGAAGAAAAGAGTGCTCTCCTACTGGACGATGGGTTTTAACCAGCATACCCGCGGCGTGTGGGCGAATAACCTGGTCTACAACCTGCATCTGCTGACCGGAAAAATCTCCCAGCCAGGCTGCGGGCCGTTCTCGCTGACCGGCCAGCCTTCCGCCTGCGGTACCGCGCGTGAAGTAGGAACCTTCTCCCATCGTCTGCCTGCGGACATGGTGGTGACCAATGAAAAACACCGTGATATCTGCGAGAAACACTGGCAGATCCCAACCGGTACGATTCCGGCGAAAGTTGGCCTGCATGCCGTGGCGCAGGATCGTGCGCTGAAAGACGGCAAGCTGAACGTCTACTGGGTAATGTGTAACAACAACATGCAAGCCGGACCGAACATCAATGAAGATCGGATGCCGGGCTGGCGCGATCCACGTAACTTTATCATTGTCTCCGATCCATACCCCACCGTTAGCGCGCTGTCGGCGGATCTGATCCTGCCGACCGCCATGTGGGTCGAGAAAGAAGGCGCTTACGGCAACGCCGAACGCCGTACGCAGTTCTGGCGTCAGCAAATTAAAGCGCCGGGCGAGGCAAAATCCGATCTCTGGCAGCTGGTGCAGTTCTCACGCCGCTTCAAAACTGAAGACGTCTGGCCGGAAGAATTGTTGGCGCAGAAGCCGGAACTGCGCGGTAAAACGCTGTATGACGTTCTGTTCGCCACGCCTGCGGTCAGCAAATTTCCACTAAGCGAGCTGAAAGAAGAGCAATTAAACGATGAATCCCGTGAACTGGGCTTCTATCTGCAAAAAGGGCTGTTTGAAGAATACGCCTGGTTTGGACGTGGCCACGGTCACGATCTGGCGCCGTTCGACGATTACCACAACGCGCGTGGTCTGCGCTGGCCGGTCGTCAAAGGTAAAGAGACGCAGTGGCGTTACAGCGAAGGCAACGACCCGTACGTAAAAGCGGGAGAAGGATACAAATTCTACGGTAAACCGGATGGCAAGGCGGTGATCTTCGCGCTGCCGTTTGAACCCGCGGCGGAGTCACCGGATAACGAGTACGATCTGTGGCTGTCTACCGGTCGCGTACTGGAGCACTGGCATACCGGCAGTATGACGCGCCGTGTGCCAGAACTACACCGTGCCTTCCCGGAAGCGGTGGTCTTTATCCACCCGCTGGATGCAAAAGCCCGTGATCTGCGCCGTGGCGACAAGGTGAAGGTGATTTCCCGCCGTGGCGAAGTGATCTCTATCGTTGAGACGCGCGGACGTAACCGTCCACCGCAGGGACTGGTGTATATGCCGTTCTTTGACGCCGCGCAGCTGGTGAATAACCTGACACTGGACGCGACGGACCCGCTCTCTAAAGAGACGGATTTCAAGAAGTGCGCCGTTAAACTGGCGAAGGTGTAA